One window of the Salvelinus alpinus chromosome 13, SLU_Salpinus.1, whole genome shotgun sequence genome contains the following:
- the LOC139537216 gene encoding large ribosomal subunit protein eL42 has protein sequence MVNVPKTRRTYCKKCKKHQTHKVTQYKKGKDSLYAQGKRRYDRKQSGYGGQTKPIFRKKAKTTKKIVLRLECVEPNCRQKRMVPIKRCKHFELGGDKKRKGQVIQF, from the exons ATG GTAAACGTACCGAAGACCCGCAGGACTTACTGCAAGAAATGTAAGAAACATCAAACTCACAAAGTTACCCAGTACAAGAAGGGGAAGGATTCTCTGTATGCACAGG GCAAAAGGAGATATGACAGAAAGCAATCTGGTTATGGTGGCCAGACCAAGCCTATTTTCAGGAAGAAG GCTAAAACTACAAAGAAGATCGTTTTGAGGCTGGAGTGTGTGGAGCCCAACTGTCGGCAAAAGAGAATGGTGCCCATCAAGAGATGCAAACACTTTGAACTGGGAGGAGACAAGAAGAGAAAG GGCCAGGTCATCCAGTTTTGA